A window from Mycobacterium botniense encodes these proteins:
- a CDS encoding DUF7159 family protein has protein sequence MRCLRELRVGSKLLGGVVETVLGVSMAPTMVRMVLVEGRNADGPTIDQDNIDITSDGEIPVGTAPQRVIAAILGTREGAAEGGYQLASTGVTWIDPADAAVLREELGARKIENVMLVSAFLAAAALAHAVGSATDYDRTALLFIEPDTATLAVVNTADGSVSDVCRRSLPDDDDEAVAELADMVEDAERIEPAPGGIFVVGADVDVAMIKPALQEATSLPVSVPEEPETALARGAALASANAPLFASSTAALAYAQDPGTGEVSPFLLAGYLAVPGGAAAPEDGDLAYSALPDGDADIFTAEGPDAYGPVAGEEDFTTGMYPDFAAEPGEPSARTPFLTAMGVLTIFVVGVVALVLSLAITIRPHIDQKPSLSQNVVTPAQPAAPPPLPKAQVPAPPAPAPAPAHVPAPVAAPRPAPAVAPALPPPPAVPPPPPALPLPAPALPLPAPALPPPPIPPLLPQIFAPPPPGPPVAPWGGDHGGGGWGHGRGRGGFGGPMIPLPVPGFHLRF, from the coding sequence AAACCGTACTTGGTGTGTCGATGGCACCAACGATGGTCCGCATGGTGCTGGTGGAGGGCCGAAACGCCGACGGTCCCACCATCGACCAAGACAACATCGACATCACAAGTGACGGCGAGATACCGGTCGGCACCGCCCCGCAACGTGTTATCGCAGCGATTCTGGGCACCCGGGAAGGCGCTGCCGAGGGCGGCTACCAGCTGGCGTCAACCGGGGTGACGTGGATCGACCCCGCCGATGCGGCCGTGCTGCGCGAGGAACTGGGCGCACGCAAGATCGAGAACGTCATGTTGGTGTCGGCCTTCCTGGCCGCCGCCGCGCTGGCGCACGCCGTCGGCAGCGCAACCGATTACGATCGCACCGCGCTGTTGTTCATCGAACCCGACACCGCGACCCTGGCGGTTGTCAACACCGCTGACGGCTCGGTCTCTGATGTGTGCCGGCGATCTCTTCCCGACGATGACGACGAGGCCGTCGCAGAGCTCGCCGACATGGTCGAAGATGCCGAGCGGATAGAACCAGCCCCAGGGGGAATCTTCGTCGTCGGTGCCGATGTGGATGTGGCGATGATCAAACCGGCATTGCAGGAAGCCACATCGCTGCCGGTGAGTGTCCCGGAGGAGCCCGAGACCGCGCTGGCGCGGGGGGCAGCGCTGGCGTCGGCAAATGCGCCGTTATTTGCCTCGTCGACAGCGGCACTGGCCTACGCTCAGGATCCGGGCACCGGCGAAGTGAGTCCCTTTCTGCTTGCCGGATACCTCGCCGTGCCTGGGGGAGCTGCGGCGCCGGAGGACGGGGATCTCGCATATAGCGCTCTCCCCGACGGGGACGCCGACATCTTTACCGCCGAGGGTCCCGACGCCTACGGCCCGGTCGCCGGGGAGGAAGACTTTACAACGGGGATGTACCCCGACTTCGCGGCGGAACCCGGCGAGCCATCGGCCCGCACACCGTTCCTGACCGCGATGGGTGTGTTGACGATCTTTGTCGTGGGTGTGGTGGCATTGGTGCTGTCGCTGGCAATCACGATTCGGCCGCACATCGATCAGAAGCCCAGCCTGAGCCAAAACGTTGTCACGCCCGCTCAACCGGCAGCACCGCCACCGCTCCCTAAAGCTCAGGTGCCCGCGCCACCCGCCCCTGCACCAGCACCTGCGCACGTGCCCGCACCCGTCGCCGCACCGCGGCCGGCACCGGCTGTGGCGCCGGCGTTGCCGCCTCCGCCGGCTGTTCCGCCGCCGCCTCCGGCGCTGCCGCTGCCTGCTCCGGCCTTGCCGTTGCCTGCTCCGGCCTTGCCGCCGCCACCGATTCCGCCGCTGCTCCCGCAGATATTTGCTCCTCCCCCACCGGGGCCGCCGGTCGCCCCGTGGGGCGGCGATCACGGCGGTGGGGGCTGGGGCCATGGCCGCGGCCGCGGCGGGTTCGGCGGCCCGATGATCCCACTGCCCGTCCCAGGGTTTCATCTCCGCTTCTAG